The genomic interval CGCGGCCACACCGGCGATCAGCCGGGTGCCGTCCGGCCGCCCGGCCGACTCGACATGGACGACCTCCGCGCCCAGCATGGCGAGGAAGTGCGTGCACGACGGCCCGGCCCAGTACGTGGTCAGATCCAGCACGCGAAGTTCCCGGAACGGCAAGGGATCCGGGCGCACCCGCGCGGCAGCGGGCCGGTGCACGGGACGGGCGGCGCGATACCGCTCGGTGTGCTCACCGAGCCGGGGCGCGGCCGCCGGACCGCAGAGCAGATCGGGCCGGGTGCGATAGGGCGGACCGGGCTGGAGGAAACCGTCGCGCGGATTGACTGTGAAGGCGCGTCGCGCCACGTGATGATCCATGGTGGTGGCGTTGGCGCCGTGCACGACCGGCCCGTTCGGAATCCGGAAGGCGGTGGCGAGATCGCGGATCACCTCGGCGGGCTGCTCGGCCAGCCAGGCGAAGATGTCGGGCGCGTGCTTGGTGGCGCGTTCGGTGATCGACAGATCGGTGTCCTCGTCGATCCACTCCGCGTGCCCCACCATCGCGCACAGGTCGAACCACTGCTGCGCCGTTCCGCAGCCCAGCGCCACCAGCCCGTCGGCCGCCGCCGCGACGCCGGGCACGCTCAGCCGACGCTCGGTGCGGAACGGCCGCCCCAGCGCCTCGAAGAACGAGACCGGGAAGTAGGTGAGACCGAGGATCTGCGTCTCCAGCATGGACAGGTCGACGAGCTCCCCCGCGCCGGACCCGAGGGTGCGCAGCCGGGAGGTCATGGTCGCCGCCGAGGCGTACGCACCGGCGAACCATTCGCCGACCCGGCCGCCCACCTGCACCGGGGCCTGCTCCGGTGCGCCGCGCCCGAGCCCGACGATACCGCCGGACCACGCCTGGAGCGTGAATTCCGTTGCGGCACGGCCACTCCAGGGCCCGTCCAGCCCGAACGGGGTGACGGCGGTGACCACCAGGTGCCGGTGCGCCCGGCGCACGGCCGCGGGAGCGAACCGGGGATGCTCGGCCAGCCGCGACCCCGGCGACCAGATCACGACGTCGGCCGCCGCCAGCACCGCGTCGACCAGATCCAGGTCGGCGGGGACGTTCGGATCGGCGACCACACCGGCCTTTCCGCCGGCCAGGAATCCGAACAGCGCACCGTCACGATCGTCGGCGATCTCGGCGCCCGAAGCCGACCACCGCCGCAGCGAATCGCCCTCGGGCGGTTCGAGCTTCACCACCTCGGCCCCGCCGTCGCGCAGCAGCTTGGTGCAATACCCGCCCGCGATTCCCGTCGACAGATCGGCCACCACGCACCCGCGCAACGGCGGTTCGACGGGCTGCTCGGCGCGTGCGGAATTCCTCGATGCCATGTCTCCCACCGACTTTCTGCTCACCGATCCTCGAGCCGCTCACTCCGGCTGCTCGCGGCCCGACTTGCTCAGCCGGAACTCCGGCGGGAATTGCGCGTCGTTGTCCTTCACCGAGTTGTTCAGCCCGCCCTCGAAGGCGTTGCCCAGCATGAGATCACCGTCGTCGTCGGCGTGGATGTGGCCGCCCATCGACTCGAAGAAGCCGCTGAGCAGGCTGCCCATGTACTCGCCCTGATGCTGCTTCATCACCTCGAAGAAGACCTTCTGCATGAAAACCGTATCCGTGGGCCGGTTCCGGGCACAGGCCAGCGCGTACTTCGCGGTCTCGGCCTCCAGATCCGCACGGGCGACAACCTTGTTGAGGAAGTTGCAGTCGTACATCTCCTGCGCGCTGAACGCCCGCCCGGTGAAGACCATCTCCTGAAACCGCCGCAACCCCATGGTCTGCGCCCACGTCCACATCCGCGGACCCCAGCCGTAGTACCGGAAGGACGGGTGGCCGAACAGCGCGTCGTCGGAGGAGATCACCAGGTCCGCGTCCGCGGCCTGGTAGAAGTGCCAGCCGTAGCAGTAGCCCTTCACCTCGACGATGCTGATCTTCTTGAACTCCTGCAGGCTGCGGCACCCGGCCTGAGCGTTGGCGTACCACTGGCTGATGGTGGCTCCGTGCCGGAAGGACTCCTTCGGCGGATACCGCACCTCGTCGGGGCCGATCTTGTACTCGGCCAGCCGGGGCCCCTGCGCGGGCGAGTTCTGTACCTCCATGAACTCGGGCAGGTCCGCGCCACTGCCGAGGTCATCGCCCGCGCCGCGCACGACCAGCACCTTCACGTCGTCGTCCACGCTCGCGCGGTGCAGCAGGTCGGCGTAGCGCAGCCGGGCGGCGATGGTGGGCGCGTTGAGCTGGTCGGGCCGATCGAAGGTGATGGTCGCGATGCGGGTCGTCGGATCCTTGTCGTAGCGGATGATCTTCTCGGCCTCGGAACGGTCGGAATGCGCCGCGGACTGGTCGGAACCGGGCATGGTGGAGGCTCCTTTGCCGGAGAGAGGGGTTTGGTCGCTCCCGTCCCGGGCGGGGACGGGAGCGGGGGATCAGGGCTCCCAGTGCGGTGCCGTGGTCAGTACCTCGCAGCCGTCGTCGGTGATCAGCACCGCGTCACGGCCGAACACCGCGCCGACGCCGGACTGCCATACATACCCGGTGACCGACAGCACCATGCCCGGCTCCAGCCGCTCGGCCGCCGCGGTGGCCCGTAACCGCGGCGACACCACCGGCGGGTCGAAACCCATCCCCAGGCCCCGCGCGACCGGCATCGGCGGCAGCGGTTCGCCCGCGGACTCGTAGGCGGTGAGCAGGTCGGCGGCCGCCGCGCCGGGACGGCAGGCGTCGATCAGCCTGTCCCACAAAGCGTCTCGGCGCCGATACAGCTTCGCGGCCTCGTCGGTGGGGTCGACCGGGTACGTCCGCCCGACCTCACCGATGTACCCGTCACCGAGGACACCGGCGTTGACCGCCACCAGATCGCCCGGCCGCACCAGCCGGTCGGACGCGGCCCGCCGCCACGGATGCTCCGTGGACGTCACCCAGACCGAATCCTGCGAAGCCGGGGTACTGACGCCGCCGGCGGTCATCGCTTCCAGCAGTACGCCGATCAGCCCCGGCTCACTGCTGCCGGGCGCCAGCGCGGCGACCGTGGTCGCCAGGCCCGCCTCGGCCACCCGCAGCGTATTCCGCAGCACCGCGATCTCTTCGGCGGTCTTGACGCGCCGCGCGGTGCGCATGGCCTGTTCGCCGTCGACGAGTTCGGCGTGGGGGAACGCCAGCGGCAGCAGCTTCGCGAAGCCGGGCGAAAGCGCGTCCGTGCCCACTCGTTTCGCGGTGGCCGCGCCCTCGATGTCGCGCAGGACCGCGATGGTGGTCATCGGATTCCAGGCGAGGCCGTAGAGGTGCTCGTGCGGGATATCGTCGGGAATGCCCTCGTCCCAGGTGCTCAGCAGGTGTACCGCGCCCGTTTCCCGCACCACCGTCGCCACCGGGCCGAACGGGCGGGTCCCGGCGACCCACAGCTGGGGCGCTCCCGCGAGGTAGCGAGCGTTGGCCTGTCGGCCGAGGACGAGAATATCCAGGTCATGGGCTTTCATCTGTGCCAATGCGCGATCGCGCCGCCCATGCCGCAGGGCGCGATCGTCGGGCAGCACCTCAATTGCCATAGGGCGCGTAGGGGTAGTCGGTGAGGGCGATCGAGCCCTCCTCGGTGATCACGATGATTTCCTCGCTTCGGTAGCCGCCGGTGCCGTCCTCCCAGACCACCGGCTCCAGTACCAGCACCATGTTCGGCTCGAACACGAAGTTCTCGTCGAACTCCGGCCCGAGATCGGTGCCGATCATGGGCGTTTCGGCCGCGCTGACCCCGATCCCGTGGCCCAGGTAGAAATGCGGCAGCCACGGTTTCACGCCGTCGTTGGCGGCCGTCGCGGCCCGCGCCAGATCGGCCGCGGTCGCCCCGGCGCGGGCGACATCCAGTACGGCGGTGAGGATGTCGTGCCAGCGCTCGAATTGCTTGCGCTGCCGCGCATTCGGCTCCTGCCCGACCACCCAGGTGCGGCCGAAGTCGGAGCAGTAGCCGCCGTAGGTGATGCTGACGTCGGTCCACAGCACATCCCCGGCCCGCAGTTCGCGCTCGGTGGTGAGCAGCGGCAGGGCCAGGTCGCCGTGAGTGGTCCAGACGCCCTCCGCCTTGGTGTCGGGCATGACCTGCCAGATCGCCTCCAGCATGGTGGCGGTGGCGCCCAGTTCGAAGGCCTGGCGGATGAAGCGGGCCGACAGGTCGATCTGCCGTCGTCCGGGCGCCAGCGCCGCCTGCACGTCCACCATCGCCCGATCGGTGATGCGGGCGGCCGTGCGGATGCAGGCGATCTCGTCGGGAGTCTTGATCAGCTTGGCCGGGCCGACCACCAGCGCGGCGTCCGACGGCGGCCCGCCCGGGAACAGCCCCGCCTCGGCCCGGCGCATGGCGCCCGTGCACTCGTCCACCGCGACGGTCGATCCCGACGGGATCAGGTCGGCGAGCAGCCTCGCGAATTCCGTGACGCCCTCGTCGAATTCGAGATAGACCGGCCCGTGCAGATGGTCGGCGGGCAGGTCGGTCTCCTCGGCGGTGCCCTCCCTGAATGGCAGGAACAGGTGCGGCCACGGGTCACCCGCGACCACGACCGCGACCGGGCGCTCGACGTGCGACAGCCCGGCGTCGCCGAGCGGCCAGTTCGTCCCGGTGGCATACACGACATTGCTGTTGTTCAGCAGCACGAGCGCGTCGACGCCCTGCCGGGCCATGACCGACCGCAGCCGCGCCCCGGTCTCGCGCCGCAGGCGCGCCCGATCGGGTACCTCGGGTATCACGAGGGCCGGTGCGCCGGTGGTGGATGACGTCATGGCTGCAGGCCCAGGAAATCGGTGACATTGCCGCTGACGATCTTGGCCGCGTCCTCGGGACCGACCGCCGCCACCACACTCGCGAGGGACTTCTCCGAATAGCCCCAGGTACTTTCGTTGTGCGGGTAGTCCGACGACCACATGACGCGGTCGCGGCCGATGTGGTCGATGAGCGACAGGCCCAGCGGATCCACCATGAACGAGGCGCGCATGTGGTTGTCCCAGTAGTACCGCACCTCGTGCTCGATCGGCCGGTTGTACATGTGCTGGTACGACGCGTTCATGTGCTCGGCGTCCTGGATCGCCGAGGGCACCCAGTTGATGCCGCCCTCGAACCAGCCGATGCTCAGGCCCGGATGCCGGTCGATGATGCCACTGAACACGTACTTGGAGAACAACTCCCGGAACGGCGCGACATTGTGCATCATGCCGACCACCACGCTGTTGACCTCGCACGGCGCCGAGAGCGGCGACTCGCCGATGTGGTGGGAAACCGGCACCCCCGACTCCTCGATGGCGTCCCACACCGGGATCATCGCGGTGCTGCCGTAGTCGATGACATTGCCGTCGTCGTCCTTGCCCGCCGACAGTGGCAACAGGAATGTCTTGAGCCCCAGCGACTTCAGCTCGTCGAGGGTGCGGCGGGTGCCCGCCGGGTCCCACCAGTTGATCAGGCCGACACCGTAGAAGGAGCCGCCGGAGCGTTCCTGCAGACCGGCGATGTACTCGTTGTAGACCCGGAACGCCAGCTCCCGGACCTCCTTGTCCGGGTAGAACAGCAACGCCAGCAACGCGTTCGGGAACGCCAGCTCCTTGGCGATGCCGTCGGCGCGCAGATCCGCGGCCCGCGCGTCGAAATTGGCGCTGCCGGAACCGTCGAGCGGGTCGTACTGCATCAGCACGCTGCTGAAATCGCCGGGCAGGAACGACTTTCCCTTCCGGCCGATCTGATAGGCGCCGTCCTCGTACCAGATGCGCGGGGCCCGGTCCTTCATGTGCTCCGGGAACCGCTCGTAGAAGATGTCGTCGGCCAGCGAGATGTGATTGTCGGCCGAGAACACCTCGGTGCCGGCGGGCAGTCCGATCGAGCCCTCGGCGTGACCGCGGCGGTCCTTGGGCGGTCCGAAACCGCCGGGCGGGTACAACGAAGCACTGCTGGTCGAAACCGACATCTTGACCCTCCAATGGAGCTGTTCGTATCGCGGAAGTTCCCGTGCCGTCAGCGTGGATCGCGAGTGGCGGACCGCGCCGCGTCGATCCCCGGGATGACTGCGGCTTCCGCATGGGAATGAAGTTATCACAATGGGAGAGTCTCGTATACATACGTTGGTCTGGGTGACGATCTTTGACCCACTTCATCTGCGAGAATGACGTTACCGTCAGCATTCGCTGCCATTGCCGTCGCTGCGGTTTCGAGGGCGTGGCCTCGATGGATTGACGGAACGGGCATGAGACCCTTGTCACACCGGCAAAACCAACCTACTGTGTGTTCACTAGGTTTTGGAGAAGAGAGCAACACGTGACTACTCCTCGTCCCTACGCCTCCCTGCTCGCCAAAGGGGAAGACCGCCGCCAGCGCATCCTGCGGGTCGCCCAGCGGCTGCTCACCCAGAACGGCTGGCGTAGTACAACTTTGGCTCAGATCGCCCGCGAAGCGGGGGTGAGCCCGGCCGGGCTGCTGCATCATTTCCAATCCAAGGACCAGTTGCTGCACGCGGTGCTGGACGCGCGCGACGCCGCCGACCTCGCGGACGCGGACCTGAGCGGAGATCTGATCGTGGAGATCCGCAAGGTCGCCGAACGGATCGAAAGCTCCCCGGAGCTGGTGGGCACCTTCGTGGTCATGCTGGTGGAGAACCTGATGCCCGAGGCTCCGCTGCACGACCGCCTGCTCGACAGGTGGAAGGTCGCCGTGGGCATCGTCGCCGGCATCATCCGGCGCAACCAGGAGATCGGACGGTATCGGCCCGACCTCGACCCCGACATCCGGGCTATCGAAATCGTCGCTTTCATCAATGGAATGGAGATCTCATGGCTGCTCGATCACTCGATCCCGCTGACCGAGGTGTTCAACGAGTACACCCGGTCGCTGGCTCGCGACCTAAGCCCGGACGCGGCACGATGAGGTACCGCCTCGATGTCGTCGCCACCAGCATCGTGGACGTCGTCGAGCACGCCGGGGGCTGGCTGTTCGACCGCGCCGTCGCCGGATGGGACGTGACGGTGCTGCTGGCCGACCTGTCGGACTCCCGTCCGCTGCGCATCCTCGGCGCGGAGACGCTGGAGCTGGAGTCGGTACTGGCGGCGGGCGGACAGGGGCGGCGGCCGCACGCGCTGGCGGTCGCCTGCGACCTGTGCCAAGGTGACCCGCGCGCCCAGCGCGGTCTACTGAAAGCGTTGGGGGACGGCGGAATCGAGGTCGTCGTCTGGGGCGAGGGCTGGCACATGCCCCCGGAGCACCGCGTCGACCCGGTCCTGCACCGCCTGAGCGTCGCGGCGCAGGCATTCAAGGCCCAAGCCCTCACCGCCGCCGCGGTTCCCGCCACCGCAGTCGGCGCCACCGAGGTCTTCCGCAGCGGCCTCTCCGCCATCCCCTCCATCGGCGCAGACCTCAGCCCGGTCGGCTGACCCGACGCCCCGGAGGCGGGGCACTGCGCGCGATCACGAAGTACATCGCGGAGGGAGCAGGCCGGGAAAGTGGGTGTGCGCGTTTCGAATAGCGTTGCGGGAGAGGAGTTCTCCAATCATTCCCACAGTGCGCCGCAGGGGAGTGAGGGCAGGTCGGGGCGGACGTCGTCGTCGACGGTGACTACCAGGCCGACACTGGCGAGTTCGGCCATGATGTCGGCTATCTGCTCGGCGCAGGCCTGGTAGTCGAGGGCGAAGGCGCCGGTTTCGATGCGGATGTGCCTGAGCCGCCGCGCTTTTCGCGCGGGCGGGGCGCCCGCATTCGTGGGCGGAGTGGCTGCGTTGCCAACCGGCGCGGTCATATCGTCGTCCTGCCTCACCGGGGGAGCCGGGCGGCTCGCTTCCGACGCAGGAATGCCACGAGTAGGCCGGTGAGCGCCAGCAGGGCAAGGCCGCCGTAGCGGGTAGCGTTGTTCGCGCCCGCGGACGCGAGGATGTCGATCGGCTCGGCCGCCTTGCGCGGGGCCGCCGCCGGAGTGGTCGCGGGCGACGGTGCGGCGGTGGTGTCGCCGGCCCCGGGGAAGGCCGATACCTCGGCGGGCTCGCCGGCGGGGGCCGACGAGGTGATCTCGTCGGCGAGGTTGGCGGCGAACCGGCCGATCAACGTGCCCGCGACATCGGCCAGCGCGCCGCGCCCGAACTGCGCCGGTTTGCCCGTGATCGACAGGTCGGTGTCGACGAAAACGTCGGTGGCGCCGTCGGTTTCGACCAGCTTGCAGGTGATGGTCGCCTTCGCCGTGCCGTTGCCGCGGGTCTCCCGGCCGCGCCCCTCGAGCACCGCGATGCCCGCGGTCTCGTCCTGGGAGACGACCTTGATGATGCCGCTGTAACTCAGCCCGACCGGGCCCAGCTTGACCTTGATCTTGCCGTGGAAGTCGTCACCGTCGCGGGAGGTGATGGTGGCGCCGGGCACGCAGGGCGCGATGCGCTCCAGATCCAGCAGCACCGACCACGCCTGCGCGGCGGGGACCGGGATGCTGAAGGTGTTGTCGAGTTTCATGGGAAATCCTTCGGGGTCACGCTTGCTGCGTGCTGGGCGTGGCGGCGTCGGGGGCGGCGGACATCGTGTCGGCCGCGGCGCGGACCGCGCGGACGATGCCCTGATAGCCGGTGCAGCGGCAGAGGTTGCCGGAGATGGCCTCACGGATCTCGGCATCGGTGGGGTCGGGGTTGTCGCGCAGGAAGGCCGTCACCGACACGATGAACCCGGGAGTGCAGAAACCGCACTGCAGTCCGTGCTCGTCGCGGAACGCCGCCTGCACCGGCGACAGCTGCCCGTCGGCGTCGGCCACGCCCTCGACGGTGGTCAGTTCCGCGCCGTCGGCCTGCACCGCGAACACCAGGCAGGAGCGCACCGCCGCGCCGTCGAGCAGCACCGTGCAGGCGCCGCACACCCCGTGCTCGCAGCCGAGGTGGGTGCCGGTGAGACCGCAGCGTTCACGCAGGTAGTCGGCCAGCGTCAGCCGCGGCGGCACCCGGTCGGTGCGCCGGGCGCCGTTGATGCGGACCTCGATGTCGACGTCAGTCATTGCTCGCCTCCTGTACGGCGCGCCGCCAGGCGCGCGCCACCATTGCCGCCCCGACCCGGCGCCGGTAGTCGGCGGACCCGTGCACATCCGAGGAGATGGCATCCAGCCCGGCGGTCGCCGACCGGCCGACCTCCTCGGCGCCCACCGCGTCGAGCCGCCGCCCGGCCAGTTCCGACTCGGTGCCGCGCGCCCGCACCGGAGTCGGCGCCAAACCGAACAGGCCGATCGCACAACGGTCGATCCGCGAATCGGCATCCAGCCGGACCGCCACGGCCGCACCCGCCATCGCGAAATCGCCGCTGCGCCGGGCGAATTCCTCGATGGCGAACCCGCACCGGCCGTGCCAGGCCGGGAACCCGATCGCGGTGACGATCTCGTCCGGGGCCAGTTCGGTGGTCCACATCCCGGTGAAGAACTCGGC from Nocardia wallacei carries:
- a CDS encoding CaiB/BaiF CoA-transferase family protein, producing the protein MASRNSARAEQPVEPPLRGCVVADLSTGIAGGYCTKLLRDGGAEVVKLEPPEGDSLRRWSASGAEIADDRDGALFGFLAGGKAGVVADPNVPADLDLVDAVLAAADVVIWSPGSRLAEHPRFAPAAVRRAHRHLVVTAVTPFGLDGPWSGRAATEFTLQAWSGGIVGLGRGAPEQAPVQVGGRVGEWFAGAYASAATMTSRLRTLGSGAGELVDLSMLETQILGLTYFPVSFFEALGRPFRTERRLSVPGVAAAADGLVALGCGTAQQWFDLCAMVGHAEWIDEDTDLSITERATKHAPDIFAWLAEQPAEVIRDLATAFRIPNGPVVHGANATTMDHHVARRAFTVNPRDGFLQPGPPYRTRPDLLCGPAAAPRLGEHTERYRAARPVHRPAAARVRPDPLPFRELRVLDLTTYWAGPSCTHFLAMLGAEVVHVESAGRPDGTRLIAGVAASEEQWWEKSPIFSGLNTNKKGLTVDFRSERGRALLQRLAASCDVVVENYTPRVLEQIGLDYPALRESRPDTIMVRMPGFGLDGPWRDNPAFAYIIEDTSGLTWLTGHRDRNPVEPYSIGDPNAGVHALNALLLALEQRRKTGRGALVEAAMVDAALNVAAEQVIEYSAYGALLERDGNRGPQAAPQNLYRAAGVDEFGREDCWVAIAVATDAQWRALRAALGDPFWALTPELSSAGGRRRHHSSIDEHLSAWCAARDSDEIVRTLWAAGVPVAKVIQPHRQAELPQLRHRGFFEPVPHPVAETARHSTVPARFSAGPHRFHRSPAPLLGQHNTELLTGIGLSEAEISALENEGIIGGTPAVARTPVKSE
- a CDS encoding enoyl-CoA hydratase/isomerase family protein, producing the protein MPGSDQSAAHSDRSEAEKIIRYDKDPTTRIATITFDRPDQLNAPTIAARLRYADLLHRASVDDDVKVLVVRGAGDDLGSGADLPEFMEVQNSPAQGPRLAEYKIGPDEVRYPPKESFRHGATISQWYANAQAGCRSLQEFKKISIVEVKGYCYGWHFYQAADADLVISSDDALFGHPSFRYYGWGPRMWTWAQTMGLRRFQEMVFTGRAFSAQEMYDCNFLNKVVARADLEAETAKYALACARNRPTDTVFMQKVFFEVMKQHQGEYMGSLLSGFFESMGGHIHADDDGDLMLGNAFEGGLNNSVKDNDAQFPPEFRLSKSGREQPE
- a CDS encoding M24 family metallopeptidase, whose amino-acid sequence is MAIEVLPDDRALRHGRRDRALAQMKAHDLDILVLGRQANARYLAGAPQLWVAGTRPFGPVATVVRETGAVHLLSTWDEGIPDDIPHEHLYGLAWNPMTTIAVLRDIEGAATAKRVGTDALSPGFAKLLPLAFPHAELVDGEQAMRTARRVKTAEEIAVLRNTLRVAEAGLATTVAALAPGSSEPGLIGVLLEAMTAGGVSTPASQDSVWVTSTEHPWRRAASDRLVRPGDLVAVNAGVLGDGYIGEVGRTYPVDPTDEAAKLYRRRDALWDRLIDACRPGAAAADLLTAYESAGEPLPPMPVARGLGMGFDPPVVSPRLRATAAAERLEPGMVLSVTGYVWQSGVGAVFGRDAVLITDDGCEVLTTAPHWEP
- a CDS encoding M24 family metallopeptidase, with the protein product MTSSTTGAPALVIPEVPDRARLRRETGARLRSVMARQGVDALVLLNNSNVVYATGTNWPLGDAGLSHVERPVAVVVAGDPWPHLFLPFREGTAEETDLPADHLHGPVYLEFDEGVTEFARLLADLIPSGSTVAVDECTGAMRRAEAGLFPGGPPSDAALVVGPAKLIKTPDEIACIRTAARITDRAMVDVQAALAPGRRQIDLSARFIRQAFELGATATMLEAIWQVMPDTKAEGVWTTHGDLALPLLTTERELRAGDVLWTDVSITYGGYCSDFGRTWVVGQEPNARQRKQFERWHDILTAVLDVARAGATAADLARAATAANDGVKPWLPHFYLGHGIGVSAAETPMIGTDLGPEFDENFVFEPNMVLVLEPVVWEDGTGGYRSEEIIVITEEGSIALTDYPYAPYGN
- a CDS encoding amidohydrolase family protein, with amino-acid sequence MSVSTSSASLYPPGGFGPPKDRRGHAEGSIGLPAGTEVFSADNHISLADDIFYERFPEHMKDRAPRIWYEDGAYQIGRKGKSFLPGDFSSVLMQYDPLDGSGSANFDARAADLRADGIAKELAFPNALLALLFYPDKEVRELAFRVYNEYIAGLQERSGGSFYGVGLINWWDPAGTRRTLDELKSLGLKTFLLPLSAGKDDDGNVIDYGSTAMIPVWDAIEESGVPVSHHIGESPLSAPCEVNSVVVGMMHNVAPFRELFSKYVFSGIIDRHPGLSIGWFEGGINWVPSAIQDAEHMNASYQHMYNRPIEHEVRYYWDNHMRASFMVDPLGLSLIDHIGRDRVMWSSDYPHNESTWGYSEKSLASVVAAVGPEDAAKIVSGNVTDFLGLQP
- a CDS encoding TetR/AcrR family transcriptional regulator, translating into MTTPRPYASLLAKGEDRRQRILRVAQRLLTQNGWRSTTLAQIAREAGVSPAGLLHHFQSKDQLLHAVLDARDAADLADADLSGDLIVEIRKVAERIESSPELVGTFVVMLVENLMPEAPLHDRLLDRWKVAVGIVAGIIRRNQEIGRYRPDLDPDIRAIEIVAFINGMEISWLLDHSIPLTEVFNEYTRSLARDLSPDAAR
- a CDS encoding SRPBCC family protein, which produces MKLDNTFSIPVPAAQAWSVLLDLERIAPCVPGATITSRDGDDFHGKIKVKLGPVGLSYSGIIKVVSQDETAGIAVLEGRGRETRGNGTAKATITCKLVETDGATDVFVDTDLSITGKPAQFGRGALADVAGTLIGRFAANLADEITSSAPAGEPAEVSAFPGAGDTTAAPSPATTPAAAPRKAAEPIDILASAGANNATRYGGLALLALTGLLVAFLRRKRAARLPR
- a CDS encoding (2Fe-2S)-binding protein is translated as MTDVDIEVRINGARRTDRVPPRLTLADYLRERCGLTGTHLGCEHGVCGACTVLLDGAAVRSCLVFAVQADGAELTTVEGVADADGQLSPVQAAFRDEHGLQCGFCTPGFIVSVTAFLRDNPDPTDAEIREAISGNLCRCTGYQGIVRAVRAAADTMSAAPDAATPSTQQA